In Cryptomeria japonica chromosome 10, Sugi_1.0, whole genome shotgun sequence, a genomic segment contains:
- the LOC131026737 gene encoding F-box/kelch-repeat protein At1g55270, producing the protein MEIFSGLQEDLGMECLVRIPYRFHPNLRAVCKSWNLLLSSAIFFNERQRRGECEEGIVSLHKSPQTESDFDVIICYPLGRFLERLPQIPKQFQLEYTAYHRCVFVRSKHQLVIMGLLNRRSDREGVLIFDFLSHKWRVGADMPCSRCYFACAASTTEPLVYIAGGCKRPFKRGFSRPLPEAFVYNVEKNKWDFLPAMNSVPLLDLCVGAFLDDKFYVVPRQSQRGQVYDPKTRLWTNINTDSNAQYVHSCVAACRGLWWFTWKECIRGWINVQEFDNDSNKRSRTDYGQFSAELPDFYTGFVHGIVPYNGGFFLSAVDPTCGVEYFSFKARVENYRWCMIGAENSRFIFSSDSVQI; encoded by the coding sequence ATGGAAATATTTTCGGGCCTTCAAGAAGATTTAGGGATGGAATGTCTGGTAAGGATTCCATACAGATTTCACCCAAATCTTAGGGCCGTCTGCAAGAGCTGGAACCTTCTACTCAGCTCTGCAATCTTCTTTAATGAGCGACAGCGGCGTGGGGAATGCGAGGAGGGAATAGTTTCTCTTCATAAATCCCCACAAACTGAAAGCGACTTCGACGTAATTATTTGCTACCCGCTTGGGCGCTTTCTGGAAAGGTTGCCTCAAATCCCCAAACAATTTCAGCTCGAATACACAGCCTATCATCGTTGTGTGTTCGTTAGATCCAAACACCAGCTGGTCATAATGGGGCTTCTCAACCGCCGCAGCGACAGAGAAGGTgtgttgatatttgattttttatctCACAAATGGCGGGTGGGCGCCGACATGCCATGCAGCCGATGTTACTTTGCATGCGCAGCATCAACAACTGAACCACTCGTCTATATTGCCGGCGGCTGCAAGAGGCCATTCAAGCGGGGTTTCAGTCGCCCTCTTCCAGAAGCTTTTGTTTACAATGTAGAGAAAAACAAGTGGGACTTTCTTCCTGCTATGAATTCCGTTCCCCTGCTTGATCTCTGCGTTGGTGCTTTTCTTGATGATAAGTTTTATGTAGTCCCACGTCAAAGCCAAAGAGGACAGGTTTATGATCCTAAAACTCGACTATGGACAAACATAAATACTGACAGTAATGCTCAGTATGTTCACAGCTGTGTAGCTGCTTGTCGGGGGCTTTGGTGGTTCACCTGGAAGGAATGCATAAGGGGCTGGATAAATGTACAGGAATTCGATAATGACAGCAACAAAAGAAGCCGAACGGATTATGGGCAATTTTCTGCGGAGCTTCCAGACTTTTACACTGGTTTCGTTCACGGTATCGTGCCCTACAATGGTGGGTTTTTCTTAAGTGCCGTTGATCCCACTTGCGGTGTTGAGTATTTTAGTTTCAAGGCCCGGGTAGAGAATTATAGATGGTGTATGATCGGGGCAGAGAATAGCCGTTTCATATTTTCATCTGATTCTGTCCAAATTTGA